From the genome of Thauera chlorobenzoica:
CAGCATCGCGAGAAAGGCGTCGATGCGTTCGAGCAGCGCCGGCAGGGCCTGCTCACAGGCCTTCAGTTCGTCACCGAGCTGCCCAACTTCGGCCAGCACGCCCGAGGCATCCTCGCCCTTGCTCTTGAGCATGCCGATCTGCCTGGACAGCGCGTTGCGCCGCGCCTGCAGCTCCTGGGTGCGGGTCTGCAACTGCTTGCGCTCATCTTCCAGGGCCTGGAAGGCCGCGGTGTCGAGCGTTGCGCCGCGGCGGGCAAGGCGCGCGGCGACGGTGTCGAGGTGGTTGCGAAGAAGCTGGATATCAAGCATCGGGAAATTCCTGGTACATGTTGAATCAAGAGCTTGCCTGAAAATGCTGGAGCTCTTTCGATGAAAACACGCGCAAGCGGCTCGCTTTCCAGACTTTCTTCAGCAATGCCGCAGCGCAAAAATTAACTTTTTCAATCAATGACTTGAGAGATCAAACTGGAGCTTGAAAAAACCCGTTCAGCGATTATTCTGAAAGTCTCGGTGGCAGAAGCTGAGGGAGCCGCGCTGCTGCCGCCATGCACGCACGGTCGATGAACGAAGCCTCCTGGGCCTGGTTCCGCAAGCGCGCAGCAAAGACGACATACCATCTACGCGAAGAGGAGTTCAGCATGCTATCGATTCGTGACTGCCTCGACTACTGCGACCTGACCGACGACGAGATCGCCCTCATCGCCGAGCATGAAGAAATTCCCGATGCGGCCGCCGCCCAGGTGGCCTGCGGATTGGTGCAGACGCCGGAAGGGGTGATGGTCCTGACCGGGTACATGCTCGATCTGATCGAACGCGCCAACGCCCACGGCGATGTCGACAAGGCCGCGCGCGCGGCCTCAGTCTGCGCCCGGTTCATGGCGGATCATCCCCTGCTCCACTGAGCCGCCCTCCCCTAGCGCCGGAGGTGTTCGTGTCGCTGCGCGCGGCGGCATCGAGTGCGCGCAGGTGGGCGAGCTTTTCGGCGATCTTCGCTTCCATGCCGCGCGCCACCGGACGGTACCAGGCAGGACGGGGCATGCCGTCGGGAAGGTAGTCCTCGCCCGCCGCGTAGCCCTCGGGTTCGTCGTGGGCGTAGCGGTAGGCCTTGCCGTAATCGAGCGACTTCATCAGCTTGGTCGGGGCGTTGCGCAGGCGCAGCGGCACCGGCCGCGAGTCGTCCTGGGCGACGAAGGCGCGCGCCGCCTTGTAGGCCTTGTACACCGCGTTCGACTTCGCCGCGCAGGCCATGAATACGGTTGCCTCGGCGAGCGCGAGTTCGCCCTCGGGCGAGCCCAGGCGTTCGTAGGTGGCGCAGGCATTGAGGGCGATCTCGAGGGCGCGCGGGTCGGCAAGGCCGATGTCCTCGGTAGCCATGCGGATCAGCCGGCGCCCCAGATAGAGCGGATCGGCGCCACCGTCGAGCATGCGGCACAGCCAGTACAGCGCAGCATCGGGGTCGGAGCCGCGCACCGATTTGTGCAGGGCCGAAATCTGGTCGTAGAAGGCTTCGCCGCCCTTGTCGAAGCGGCGCAGCTTGCGCGACAGCGCCTGGTCGATGAAGGCGGCGGTGACCGGGGCGACGGCGGCGGTCTCGGCGGCGATCTGGACCTGCTCGATCAGGTTCATCAGCCGGCGTGCGTCGCCGTCGGCAAAGCCGATCAGGCGCGCGCGGGCATCGTCCTCGAACACCAGCGCCGGGCAGGCGACGGCGTGGGCGCGCTCGAACAGCCGCGCCAGCGCCTCGCCATCGAGCGCTTCGAGCACGTACACCGCGGCCCGCGACAGCAGCGCGGAATTGACTTCGAACGACGGGTTCTCGGTGGTGGCGCCGATGAAGGTCACCAGCCCCTGCTCGACATAGGGCAGGAAGGCGTCCTGCTGGGCCTTGTTGAAGCGGTGCACCTCATCAACGAAGAGGATCGTGTGGCGCCCGCGCGCCTTCGCCGCCTGGGCCTGGCCGATCGCCTCGCGGATTTCCTTGACCCCCGAGAACACCGCCGACAGGGCGATGAAATCGGCATCGAAGCCCTGCGCCATCAGCCGCGCGAGAGTGGTCTTGCCGACCCCGGGCGGCCCCCACAGGATCATCGAGTGCGGCCGGCGCGACTCGAACGCCAGGCGCAGGGGCTTGCCCGGCCCGAGCAGGTGAGCCTGGCCGGCGACTTCGTCCAGCGTCTTCGGCCGCATGCGCTCGGCAAGCGGGACCTGGGGCGGCTCGAGCGAATCGAAAAGGTCGGTCATGGGAAGCAACGGACATCGGGACGAGGAGCCCAATTCCGGGCCTCCACCGCGGCGGCCGCGGGGCCGCTCACTGTGCCAGGCCCGGCACCGTACCGATGATGTCGGCGCCGGCCGGCGGAGTGAAGCGGAAACGGTCGCCGGCGAGCACCGGATCGAGTTCCAGGCGGGTGAAATGGATCCGCGTGGTCTGGCCGAACGGATCGCGCATTTCCATCTGGCGCAACTCACCCCCTTCGAGGCCGAGGCGCAGCGACTCGAAACCGCTGTCGGGGCGCAGCGGGCGGGCGTCCACCCAGGCCAAGCCGTCGCGCTCGCCGCCATCGGAGAGTTCAAAGCTGTCTTCGAGCGCGCCGCTGCCGAACAGGATGGCGGCGGGCGTTGCGCCCAGCGCATCGCCGATTTCACGCACCGTGACCTGGTTCAGGTCGGGGTCCCAGATCCACAGGTTCTGGCCGTCGCCGACCAGCAGCTGGCGATAGGGGAGGTCGTATTCCCAGTGGAAGCGGCCCGGCCGCGCATAGACGAAACGGCCCGCGGCCTGCTGCGGCTTGCGCCCGGACTTGGCCACGACCGTCTGCTCGAACGTGCCTTCGGCGCTGCGCGCGCGCGCGACGAAGGCCTTCAGCTGGGCCACGCCGTCCGCGGCCACGGCCAGGCTCGCCGCCACCGCCAGCGCCATCCCCGCGACAGCGCGCAGCAGGAATGCCGCGCGTACACTGAACAGCTTCATTCGTTCTCCTTGGCCGGCACGATCACATCGCGATTGCCGTTGCTTCCCATCGGCGAGACCAGCCCCGCCCGTTCCATCTGTTCGATCAGCCGTGCGGCGCGGTTGTAGCCGATGCGCAGGTGGCGCTGCACCAGCGAGATCGACGGCCGGCGTGTCTTGATCACCACTTCGACCGCCTGGTCGTAGAGCGGATCGGCTTCGCCCTCGCCGCCCTCGCCGCCACCGAGCGCCCCGTCCAGTTCGTCCTCGGCGGCCGCCAGGATGCCCTCGACATAGTCGGGCGGACCGATCTTCTTCAGGTGCTCGACCACCTTGTGCACCTCGTCGTCGGCGACGAAGGCGCCGTGCACGCGCACCGGCAAGCCGGTCCCCGGCGCCAGGTAGAGCATGTCGCCCATCCCCAGCAGGGTCTCCGCGCCCATCTGGTCGAGGATGGTGCGCGAGTCGATCTTGCTCGAGACCTGGAACGCGATGCGGGTGGGCACGTTGGCCTTGATCAGGCCGGTGATGACATCCACCGACGGGCGCTGGGTGGCGAGGATCAGATGGATGCCGGCGGCGCGGGCCTTCTGCGCGAGGCGGGCGATCAGCTCTTCGACCTTCTTGCCGACCACCATCATCATGTCGGCCAGTTCATCGACGACGACGACGACGTAGGGCAGTGGCTCGAGCGGTTCGGGGTTTTCCGGGCTGATCGAGAACGGGTTGGTGAGCGGGGCCTCGGCCTTGCGCGCCTCGCTCACCGCCTTGTTGAAACCGGCGAGGTTGCGCACCCCGACCGCGGCCATCAGCTTGTAGCGCTTGTCCATCTCCGCCACGCACCAGTTGAGCGCGTTGGCGGCGTGCTTCATGTCGGTGACGACCGGCGCCAGCAGGTGCGGGATGCCTTCGTAGATCGACAGCTCGAGCATCTTGGGGTCGATCATGATCAGGCGCACGCGCTCGGGCTCGCTCTTGTACAGCAGCGACAGGATCATCGCGTTGATCCCCACCGACTTGCCCGAGCCGGTGGTGCCGGCCACCAGCAGGTGGGGCATCTTGGCCAGATCGGCGACCACCGGCTGGCCACCGATGTCCTTGCCCAGCACCACGGTGAGCGGCGAATGCATGTCGTTGTAGGCCTTCGAGCCGACGATCTCGGACAGGCGCACCATCTGCCGCTTCGGATTGGGCAGTTCGAGCGCCATGCACGACTTGCCGGGCACGGTCTCGACCACCCGGATCGACACCAGCGACAGCGCACGGGCGAGATCCTTGGCCAGGTTCACCACCTGGCTGCCCTTGACTCCGGTGGCCGGCTCGACCTCGTAGCGGGTGATCACCGGGCCGGGATAGGCGGCGAGCACCTTGACCTCGACACCGAAGTCGGCGAGCTTGTTTTCGATCACGCGCGAAGTGAATTCGAGCGCTTCGGGCGACGGCGGCTCGGCCGTCGTGCTGGCTGGATCGAGCAGCCCGACCGGCGGCAGCGCGCCTTCGATGGCGTCGGCGAACAGGGTCTGCTGGCGCTCTTTTTCGAGGCGTTCGGATTTGGTCACGGTGGCCACCGCCGGCTCGATGCGCAACGGCGTCGCCGGCGTTTTTTCGCTCTTGCGGCGGCGGCTCTCAAGCACGACTTCGCGCTTTTGTGCGGTCTGGCGGCCGATGCGGCGGTCCTGCCAGCGCTGCCAGGCTTGCTGTACGCCGATCACCGACTGTTCGAGCCCCAGCCCGACGCGCTCGACCACGGCGATCCACGACAGCCCGGTAAACAGGGACAGCCCGCAGGCGAGCAGTGCCAGCAGCAGCAAAGTGCCGCCGGTGAAGCCGAAATAGCGCTGGCTGAGCTGGCCAAACTCCATGCCGATCAGTCCGCCCGGCGCCAGCGGGACGGTTGCGCCGTGGGAATGGAAACGCAGGAATTCGAGTGCGCTGCTGGTCAGCAGGACGACCAGAAAGCCGACCAGGACAAAGATGAAGGAACGCCGGTCGAGCTCGAGGCGGTTCTTGATCCGCCGGAATCCCCACACCAGGCTGTAGCCGAGAAACACCACCCACCACCACGAAGACAGGCCGAACAGGTACAGCAGCAGGTCCGCGAGCCAGGCGCCGAAACGCCCGCCGGGGTTCGCCACCCGTGCCACGTCGGAGGCGTGCGACCAGCCGGGGTCGCTCTTGGAATAGCCCAGCAGGATGAGGCCGACATAGAGCGACATCACGCCCAGGATCAACCAGCGCGCCTCCTGCAGCAGCAGCGAGATCTTTTCCGGCAAGGGCTGGGAACGGGACGACGGACGGGGCAGCATGAAAGGGGGGAGCAGGCGGCCGGAGTGGAACAACGTCCGGATTATACGGGATCGCCCAGCGCTGCCGGCCGCGATGTTGCGCCTGCTCACAAACCCCGGCCGGCGGCCCGCAGCCGGGTTCAGGCCCCGGCGGGGCCCCGCCCGGAGCTCATTCAGACCTCACTGAGGCGCTCGCGCAGCACGATCCCGTCGGCCCGCTCCTCGATCAGGCCGCGCTGGCCGAGATCCTTCATCACGCGGCTGACCATCTCGCGCGAGGCGCCGATCATCTTGGCGATGTCCTGCTTGGACAGCCGACGCGCGAGCACGGTCTCGCCGCCCACGTCCTCGGCCATCTCGATCAGCAGCCGCGCCACCCGGCCATAGACGTCCATCAGGGCCAGGCTTTCGATTTTGCGGTCGGCATAGCGCAGGCGCTCGGCGAGGTTGCACATGATGCGCCACGACACATCGAAGCTGCCTTCCATGATGCGGCGGAAATCCTGCTTGGAAATGAGCACCAGGTCCGAAGGCATGACCGCGACCACCGAGGCCGAGCGCGGCTGTTCGTCGAACATCGCCATCTCGCCGAAAAGCTCGCCCTGGCCCAGGATGGAAAGGATCACCTCACGCCCGTCCTCGTCGCTGACCACGACCTTGAGGCTGCCGGTCAGCACCAGATAGACATAGTCGGGCCGGTCGCCGGCGGTCAGCGCCGATTGACCGCGCGCCACCCTGCGCATCATCGACACCCGCGCCACCGCATCGAGCGCCTCGTCGGACAGCCCGTGGAAAAGCGGGAAGGTTTTCAGCGCGACGACGGAGACGGCAGTGATCCGGGACATGGCAACTCCAGCTTTCGGTAACGGGCGGCAACCCGACGGCGCGCCGCGATGCGAAAGTGTAGACGATTACACGGCAAACCAGCGGCGATCGCGGCCGCCGCCGCGCCTGCGGCATGGATAACGATGGATGGGTTCGCGTGCGCGGAAGCCGCAATCGCCCCCCGGAAAGAGGCTCACGCCCTCGGCTATAATCGGCCCTTCGTTCGCAACCCGCAGGAATGCTCCTCATGACCACCAAACACGCCCGCCTGCTGATCCTCGGTTCCGGCCCTGCCGGCTACACCGCCGCGGTCTATGCCGCGCGCGCCAACCTTGCTCCCGTGCTCGTCACCGGTCTTGCCCAGGGCGGCCAGCTGATGACCACGACCGATGTGGACAACTGGCCGGCCGATGCCGACGGCGTGCAGGGGCCCGAGCTGATGGCGCGCTTCCAGAAGCACGCCGAGCGCTTCAACACCGAGATGATCTTCGATCACATCCACACCGTGGAACTGGCCCAAAGGCCCTTCCGCCTGGTCGGCGATTCGGGCGAATACACCTGCGACGCGCTGATCATCGCCACCGGCGCCACAGCCAAGTACCTCGGTCTGCCTTCGGAAGAGAAGTTCGCCGGTCGCGGCGTCTCCGCCTGCGCCACCTGCGACGGCTTCTTCTACCGCAACCAGGAGGTCGCCGTGATCGGCGGCGGCGACACCGCGGTCGAGGAGGCGTTGTACCTGGCCAACATCGCGAAGAAGGTCACCCTGGTGCACCGCCGCGAACAGTTCCGCGCCGAGAAGATCATGATCGACAAGCTGATGGAGAAGGTCGCCGCGGGCAAGATCGAACTCGCGCTCAACGCCACCCTCGACGAGATCCTCGGTGACAACTCCGGCGTCACCGGGATGCGGATCAAGGACGTGGCTTCGGGCGCGACCCGTGAGGTGGCCTTGCAGGGCGTGTTCATCGCGATCGGACACAAGCCCAACTCCGACATCTTCGAAGGCCAGCTCGAGATGGAGAACGGCTATATCGTCACCCAGGGCGGACGCCACGGCAACGCCACCCAGACCAGCGTGGCGGGCGTGTTCGCCGCCGGCGACGTGCAGGATCACACCTACCGCCAGGCGGTGACGTCGGCCGGGACCGGCTGCATGGCTGCGCTCGACGCCGAGCGCTATCTCGACGCCCTGGGCTGAAGCGCATCATGGCCCGCCGTCCGCACAAGCCGCCTTCATCGGCAGCAGCCGGCGAACCCGGGCGCGACGACGGCAAGTCCGGCAACGCGCCTTTCGCCGCCCTGCGCCGGCAGCTCCGGGAGCAGCAGGAGACGGCGACGCACCCTGCTTTGCAGCCTGCCTCGCCGCCCCCGGGCACCGGGCGTACACCGGAAAAGGCGCCTCCCGCGGCAGCCGGCAGCGCGCGCGCGGATGCTGCCCCGGCGCCGGACAGCCCCGGCGCGGCGCTTCCGGACGAAGCCGAGCGAGCCCTGTTCCGCCAGGCGCTCGGCGCGGTCCGCCCGCTGCGCCGCGACGGCCGGGCCGAAATCGAGCCGCCCCGCCCCGCCCCCGTCCCGCGCCGCCGGGACAGCGCCGCCGCCGACGACCTCGCCCCACCCCCGCGCCGCGCGGAATCCGACCCTTTGCGGGCCGCCTACGCGGGCGTGGTGCCGCTGCGCGACAGCGGCCGGGTGGAACTGGAGACGGCGCACCGCGCCCGCAGCCCTTCCGCCACAGGCGGCGTCCGCATCCAGCGTCCGGACGCGATCGTGCTGCCGGCCGATGCCGATGCAAGCGACCCGGCGGCGCTGTTCCGCCTCGTGGTCGGCGAC
Proteins encoded in this window:
- the lolA gene encoding outer membrane lipoprotein chaperone LolA; this translates as MKLFSVRAAFLLRAVAGMALAVAASLAVAADGVAQLKAFVARARSAEGTFEQTVVAKSGRKPQQAAGRFVYARPGRFHWEYDLPYRQLLVGDGQNLWIWDPDLNQVTVREIGDALGATPAAILFGSGALEDSFELSDGGERDGLAWVDARPLRPDSGFESLRLGLEGGELRQMEMRDPFGQTTRIHFTRLELDPVLAGDRFRFTPPAGADIIGTVPGLAQ
- a CDS encoding replication-associated recombination protein A, encoding MTDLFDSLEPPQVPLAERMRPKTLDEVAGQAHLLGPGKPLRLAFESRRPHSMILWGPPGVGKTTLARLMAQGFDADFIALSAVFSGVKEIREAIGQAQAAKARGRHTILFVDEVHRFNKAQQDAFLPYVEQGLVTFIGATTENPSFEVNSALLSRAAVYVLEALDGEALARLFERAHAVACPALVFEDDARARLIGFADGDARRLMNLIEQVQIAAETAAVAPVTAAFIDQALSRKLRRFDKGGEAFYDQISALHKSVRGSDPDAALYWLCRMLDGGADPLYLGRRLIRMATEDIGLADPRALEIALNACATYERLGSPEGELALAEATVFMACAAKSNAVYKAYKAARAFVAQDDSRPVPLRLRNAPTKLMKSLDYGKAYRYAHDEPEGYAAGEDYLPDGMPRPAWYRPVARGMEAKIAEKLAHLRALDAAARSDTNTSGARGGRLSGAGDDPP
- the trxB gene encoding thioredoxin-disulfide reductase, yielding MTTKHARLLILGSGPAGYTAAVYAARANLAPVLVTGLAQGGQLMTTTDVDNWPADADGVQGPELMARFQKHAERFNTEMIFDHIHTVELAQRPFRLVGDSGEYTCDALIIATGATAKYLGLPSEEKFAGRGVSACATCDGFFYRNQEVAVIGGGDTAVEEALYLANIAKKVTLVHRREQFRAEKIMIDKLMEKVAAGKIELALNATLDEILGDNSGVTGMRIKDVASGATREVALQGVFIAIGHKPNSDIFEGQLEMENGYIVTQGGRHGNATQTSVAGVFAAGDVQDHTYRQAVTSAGTGCMAALDAERYLDALG
- a CDS encoding DNA translocase FtsK, coding for MLPRPSSRSQPLPEKISLLLQEARWLILGVMSLYVGLILLGYSKSDPGWSHASDVARVANPGGRFGAWLADLLLYLFGLSSWWWVVFLGYSLVWGFRRIKNRLELDRRSFIFVLVGFLVVLLTSSALEFLRFHSHGATVPLAPGGLIGMEFGQLSQRYFGFTGGTLLLLALLACGLSLFTGLSWIAVVERVGLGLEQSVIGVQQAWQRWQDRRIGRQTAQKREVVLESRRRKSEKTPATPLRIEPAVATVTKSERLEKERQQTLFADAIEGALPPVGLLDPASTTAEPPSPEALEFTSRVIENKLADFGVEVKVLAAYPGPVITRYEVEPATGVKGSQVVNLAKDLARALSLVSIRVVETVPGKSCMALELPNPKRQMVRLSEIVGSKAYNDMHSPLTVVLGKDIGGQPVVADLAKMPHLLVAGTTGSGKSVGINAMILSLLYKSEPERVRLIMIDPKMLELSIYEGIPHLLAPVVTDMKHAANALNWCVAEMDKRYKLMAAVGVRNLAGFNKAVSEARKAEAPLTNPFSISPENPEPLEPLPYVVVVVDELADMMMVVGKKVEELIARLAQKARAAGIHLILATQRPSVDVITGLIKANVPTRIAFQVSSKIDSRTILDQMGAETLLGMGDMLYLAPGTGLPVRVHGAFVADDEVHKVVEHLKKIGPPDYVEGILAAAEDELDGALGGGEGGEGEADPLYDQAVEVVIKTRRPSISLVQRHLRIGYNRAARLIEQMERAGLVSPMGSNGNRDVIVPAKENE
- a CDS encoding Smr/MutS family protein, with product MARRPHKPPSSAAAGEPGRDDGKSGNAPFAALRRQLREQQETATHPALQPASPPPGTGRTPEKAPPAAAGSARADAAPAPDSPGAALPDEAERALFRQALGAVRPLRRDGRAEIEPPRPAPVPRRRDSAAADDLAPPPRRAESDPLRAAYAGVVPLRDSGRVELETAHRARSPSATGGVRIQRPDAIVLPADADASDPAALFRLVVGDTRPLDRGNRVELERPPPAPAPAKHEADERAALDESLIAPLTFEDRLDMGDEAAFLRTGLPRRVLTDLRRGRWVLQGQIDLHGLTRDEARAALGHFLHDSLGQGKRCIRVIHGKGHGSPGKESILKQLSRGWLAQREEILAFCQAGPHEGGSGALLVLLRARNAAPRRARPD
- a CDS encoding Crp/Fnr family transcriptional regulator — translated: MSRITAVSVVALKTFPLFHGLSDEALDAVARVSMMRRVARGQSALTAGDRPDYVYLVLTGSLKVVVSDEDGREVILSILGQGELFGEMAMFDEQPRSASVVAVMPSDLVLISKQDFRRIMEGSFDVSWRIMCNLAERLRYADRKIESLALMDVYGRVARLLIEMAEDVGGETVLARRLSKQDIAKMIGASREMVSRVMKDLGQRGLIEERADGIVLRERLSEV